In one window of Homo sapiens chromosome 14 genomic patch of type FIX, GRCh38.p14 PATCHES HG1_PATCH DNA:
- the GMPR2 gene encoding GMP reductase 2 isoform 4 (isoform 4 is encoded by transcript variant 6): protein MTSCLPALRFIATPRLSAMPHIDNDVKLDFKDVLLRPKRSTLKSRSEVDLTRSFSFRNSKQTYSGVPIIAANMDTVGTFEMAKVLCKFSLFTAVHKHYSLVQWQEFAGQNPDCLEHLAASSGTGSSDFEQLEQILEAIPQVKYICLDVANGYSEHFVEFVKDVRKRFPQHTIMAGNVVTGEMVEELILSGADIIKVGIGPGSVCTTRKKTGVGYPQLSAVMECADAAHGLKGHIISDGGCSCPGDVAKAFGAGADFVMLGGMLAGHSESGGELIERDGKKYKLFYGMSSEMAMKKYAGGVAEYRYVWRPRSLVIVWRQNSWLLRGGWYSSQRSMVNRGSMLGSVEKSLGLRNPEGEDNKVFPTLRASEGKTVEVPFKGDVEHTIRDILGGIRSTCTYVGAAKLKELSRRTTFIRVTQQVNPIFSEAC, encoded by the exons ATGACTTCCTGCCTTCCAGCCCTCAGATTCATCGCTACCCCGAGGCTAAGCGCCATGCCTCATATTGACAACGATGTGAAACTGGACTTCAAGGATGTCCTTTTGAGGCCCAAACGCAGTACCCTTAAGTCTCGAAGTGAG GTGGATCTCACAAGATCCTTTTCATTTCGGAACTCAAAGCAGACATACTCTGGGGTTCCCATCATTGCTGCCAATATGGATACTGTGGGCACCTTTGAGATGGCCAAGGTTCTCTGTAAG TTCTCTCTCTTCACTGCTGTCCATAAGCACTATAGCCTCGTTCAGTGGCAAGAGTTTGCTGGCCAGAATCCTGACTGTCTTGAG CATCTGGCTGCCAGCTCAGGCACAGGCTCTTCTGACTTTGAGCAGCTGGAACAGATCCTGGAAGCTATTCCCCAGGTGAAGTATATATGCCTGGATGTGGCAAATGGCTACTCTGAACACTTTGTTGAATTTGTAAAAGATGTACGGAAGCGCTTCCCCCAGCACACCATCATG GCAGGGAATGTGGTAACAGGAGAGATGGTAGAAGAGCTCATCCTTTCTGGGGCTGACATCATCAAAGTGGGAATTGGGCCAG GCTCTGTGTGTACTACTCGGAAGAAAACTGGAGTGGGGTATCCACAGCTCAGCGCAGTGATGGAGTGTGCAGATGCTGCTCATGGCCTCAAAGGCCACATCATTTCA GATGGAGGTTGCAGCTGTCCTGGGGATGTGGCCAAGGCTTTTG GGGCAGGAGCTGACTTCGTGATGCTGGGTGgcatgctggctgggcacagtgagtCAGGTGGTGAGCTCATCGAGAGGGATGGCAAGAAGTACAAGCTCTTCTATGGAATGAGTTCTGAAATGGCCATGAAGAAGTATGCTGGGGGCGTGGCTGAGTACAGGTATGTGTGGAGGCCCAGGAGCTTAGTAATAGTATGGAGGCAGAACTCATGGCTGCTGAGAGGGGGATGGTACAGTTCTCAGAGAAGCATGGTGAACCGGGGCTCAATGCTAGGGTCTGTGGAAAAGTCCCTGGGCTTAAGGAATCCAGAAGGAGAAGATAATAAAGTTTTTCCTACTTTAAGAGCCTCAGAGGGAAAGACAGTGGAAGTTCCTTTTAAAGGAGATGTGGAACATACCATCCGAGACATCCTAGGAGGGATCCGCTCTACGTGTACCTATGTGGGAGCAGCTAAGCTCAAAGAGTTGAGCAGGAGAACTACCTTCATCCGAGTCACCCAGCAGGTGAATCCAATCTTCAGTGAGGCGTGCTAG
- the GMPR2 gene encoding GMP reductase 2 isoform 1 (isoform 1 is encoded by transcript variant 1) yields MTSCLPALRFIATPRLSAMPHIDNDVKLDFKDVLLRPKRSTLKSRSEVDLTRSFSFRNSKQTYSGVPIIAANMDTVGTFEMAKVLCKFSLFTAVHKHYSLVQWQEFAGQNPDCLEHLAASSGTGSSDFEQLEQILEAIPQVKYICLDVANGYSEHFVEFVKDVRKRFPQHTIMAGNVVTGEMVEELILSGADIIKVGIGPGSVCTTRKKTGVGYPQLSAVMECADAAHGLKGHIISDGGCSCPGDVAKAFGAGADFVMLGGMLAGHSESGGELIERDGKKYKLFYGMSSEMAMKKYAGGVAEYRASEGKTVEVPFKGDVEHTIRDILGGIRSTCTYVGAAKLKELSRRTTFIRVTQQVNPIFSEAC; encoded by the exons ATGACTTCCTGCCTTCCAGCCCTCAGATTCATCGCTACCCCGAGGCTAAGCGCCATGCCTCATATTGACAACGATGTGAAACTGGACTTCAAGGATGTCCTTTTGAGGCCCAAACGCAGTACCCTTAAGTCTCGAAGTGAG GTGGATCTCACAAGATCCTTTTCATTTCGGAACTCAAAGCAGACATACTCTGGGGTTCCCATCATTGCTGCCAATATGGATACTGTGGGCACCTTTGAGATGGCCAAGGTTCTCTGTAAG TTCTCTCTCTTCACTGCTGTCCATAAGCACTATAGCCTCGTTCAGTGGCAAGAGTTTGCTGGCCAGAATCCTGACTGTCTTGAG CATCTGGCTGCCAGCTCAGGCACAGGCTCTTCTGACTTTGAGCAGCTGGAACAGATCCTGGAAGCTATTCCCCAGGTGAAGTATATATGCCTGGATGTGGCAAATGGCTACTCTGAACACTTTGTTGAATTTGTAAAAGATGTACGGAAGCGCTTCCCCCAGCACACCATCATG GCAGGGAATGTGGTAACAGGAGAGATGGTAGAAGAGCTCATCCTTTCTGGGGCTGACATCATCAAAGTGGGAATTGGGCCAG GCTCTGTGTGTACTACTCGGAAGAAAACTGGAGTGGGGTATCCACAGCTCAGCGCAGTGATGGAGTGTGCAGATGCTGCTCATGGCCTCAAAGGCCACATCATTTCA GATGGAGGTTGCAGCTGTCCTGGGGATGTGGCCAAGGCTTTTG GGGCAGGAGCTGACTTCGTGATGCTGGGTGgcatgctggctgggcacagtgagtCAGGTGGTGAGCTCATCGAGAGGGATGGCAAGAAGTACAAGCTCTTCTATGGAATGAGTTCTGAAATGGCCATGAAGAAGTATGCTGGGGGCGTGGCTGAGTACAG AGCCTCAGAGGGAAAGACAGTGGAAGTTCCTTTTAAAGGAGATGTGGAACATACCATCCGAGACATCCTAGGAGGGATCCGCTCTACGTGTACCTATGTGGGAGCAGCTAAGCTCAAAGAGTTGAGCAGGAGAACTACCTTCATCCGAGTCACCCAGCAGGTGAATCCAATCTTCAGTGAGGCGTGCTAG
- the GMPR2 gene encoding GMP reductase 2 isoform 6 (isoform 6 is encoded by transcript variant 10), with translation MPHIDNDVKLDFKDVLLRPKRSTLKSRSEVDLTRSFSFRNSKQTYSGVPIIAANMDTVGTFEMAKVLCKFSLFTAVHKHYSLVQWQEFAGQNPDCLEHLAASSGTGSSDFEQLEQILEAIPQVKYICLDVANGYSEHFVEFVKDVRKRFPQHTIMAGNVVTGEMVEELILSGADIIKVGIGPGSVCTTRKKTGVGYPQLSAVMECADAAHGLKGHIISDGGCSCPGDVAKAFGAGADFVMLGGMLAGHSESGGELIERDGKKYKLFYGMSSEMAMKKYAGGVAEYRYVWRPRSLVIVWRQNSWLLRGGWYSSQRSMVNRGSMLGSVEKSLGLRNPEGEDNKVFPTLRASEGKTVEVPFKGDVEHTIRDILGGIRSTCTYVGAAKLKELSRRTTFIRVTQQVNPIFSEAC, from the exons ATGCCTCATATTGACAACGATGTGAAACTGGACTTCAAGGATGTCCTTTTGAGGCCCAAACGCAGTACCCTTAAGTCTCGAAGTGAG GTGGATCTCACAAGATCCTTTTCATTTCGGAACTCAAAGCAGACATACTCTGGGGTTCCCATCATTGCTGCCAATATGGATACTGTGGGCACCTTTGAGATGGCCAAGGTTCTCTGTAAG TTCTCTCTCTTCACTGCTGTCCATAAGCACTATAGCCTCGTTCAGTGGCAAGAGTTTGCTGGCCAGAATCCTGACTGTCTTGAG CATCTGGCTGCCAGCTCAGGCACAGGCTCTTCTGACTTTGAGCAGCTGGAACAGATCCTGGAAGCTATTCCCCAGGTGAAGTATATATGCCTGGATGTGGCAAATGGCTACTCTGAACACTTTGTTGAATTTGTAAAAGATGTACGGAAGCGCTTCCCCCAGCACACCATCATG GCAGGGAATGTGGTAACAGGAGAGATGGTAGAAGAGCTCATCCTTTCTGGGGCTGACATCATCAAAGTGGGAATTGGGCCAG GCTCTGTGTGTACTACTCGGAAGAAAACTGGAGTGGGGTATCCACAGCTCAGCGCAGTGATGGAGTGTGCAGATGCTGCTCATGGCCTCAAAGGCCACATCATTTCA GATGGAGGTTGCAGCTGTCCTGGGGATGTGGCCAAGGCTTTTG GGGCAGGAGCTGACTTCGTGATGCTGGGTGgcatgctggctgggcacagtgagtCAGGTGGTGAGCTCATCGAGAGGGATGGCAAGAAGTACAAGCTCTTCTATGGAATGAGTTCTGAAATGGCCATGAAGAAGTATGCTGGGGGCGTGGCTGAGTACAGGTATGTGTGGAGGCCCAGGAGCTTAGTAATAGTATGGAGGCAGAACTCATGGCTGCTGAGAGGGGGATGGTACAGTTCTCAGAGAAGCATGGTGAACCGGGGCTCAATGCTAGGGTCTGTGGAAAAGTCCCTGGGCTTAAGGAATCCAGAAGGAGAAGATAATAAAGTTTTTCCTACTTTAAGAGCCTCAGAGGGAAAGACAGTGGAAGTTCCTTTTAAAGGAGATGTGGAACATACCATCCGAGACATCCTAGGAGGGATCCGCTCTACGTGTACCTATGTGGGAGCAGCTAAGCTCAAAGAGTTGAGCAGGAGAACTACCTTCATCCGAGTCACCCAGCAGGTGAATCCAATCTTCAGTGAGGCGTGCTAG
- the GMPR2 gene encoding GMP reductase 2 isoform 2 (isoform 2 is encoded by transcript variant 3): protein MPHIDNDVKLDFKDVLLRPKRSTLKSRSEVDLTRSFSFRNSKQTYSGVPIIAANMDTVGTFEMAKVLCKFSLFTAVHKHYSLVQWQEFAGQNPDCLEHLAASSGTGSSDFEQLEQILEAIPQVKYICLDVANGYSEHFVEFVKDVRKRFPQHTIMAGNVVTGEMVEELILSGADIIKVGIGPGSVCTTRKKTGVGYPQLSAVMECADAAHGLKGHIISDGGCSCPGDVAKAFGAGADFVMLGGMLAGHSESGGELIERDGKKYKLFYGMSSEMAMKKYAGGVAEYRASEGKTVEVPFKGDVEHTIRDILGGIRSTCTYVGAAKLKELSRRTTFIRVTQQVNPIFSEAC, encoded by the exons ATGCCTCATATTGACAACGATGTGAAACTGGACTTCAAGGATGTCCTTTTGAGGCCCAAACGCAGTACCCTTAAGTCTCGAAGTGAG GTGGATCTCACAAGATCCTTTTCATTTCGGAACTCAAAGCAGACATACTCTGGGGTTCCCATCATTGCTGCCAATATGGATACTGTGGGCACCTTTGAGATGGCCAAGGTTCTCTGTAAG TTCTCTCTCTTCACTGCTGTCCATAAGCACTATAGCCTCGTTCAGTGGCAAGAGTTTGCTGGCCAGAATCCTGACTGTCTTGAG CATCTGGCTGCCAGCTCAGGCACAGGCTCTTCTGACTTTGAGCAGCTGGAACAGATCCTGGAAGCTATTCCCCAGGTGAAGTATATATGCCTGGATGTGGCAAATGGCTACTCTGAACACTTTGTTGAATTTGTAAAAGATGTACGGAAGCGCTTCCCCCAGCACACCATCATG GCAGGGAATGTGGTAACAGGAGAGATGGTAGAAGAGCTCATCCTTTCTGGGGCTGACATCATCAAAGTGGGAATTGGGCCAG GCTCTGTGTGTACTACTCGGAAGAAAACTGGAGTGGGGTATCCACAGCTCAGCGCAGTGATGGAGTGTGCAGATGCTGCTCATGGCCTCAAAGGCCACATCATTTCA GATGGAGGTTGCAGCTGTCCTGGGGATGTGGCCAAGGCTTTTG GGGCAGGAGCTGACTTCGTGATGCTGGGTGgcatgctggctgggcacagtgagtCAGGTGGTGAGCTCATCGAGAGGGATGGCAAGAAGTACAAGCTCTTCTATGGAATGAGTTCTGAAATGGCCATGAAGAAGTATGCTGGGGGCGTGGCTGAGTACAG AGCCTCAGAGGGAAAGACAGTGGAAGTTCCTTTTAAAGGAGATGTGGAACATACCATCCGAGACATCCTAGGAGGGATCCGCTCTACGTGTACCTATGTGGGAGCAGCTAAGCTCAAAGAGTTGAGCAGGAGAACTACCTTCATCCGAGTCACCCAGCAGGTGAATCCAATCTTCAGTGAGGCGTGCTAG
- the GMPR2 gene encoding GMP reductase 2 isoform 5 (isoform 5 is encoded by transcript variant 7) produces the protein MPHIDNDVKLDFKDVLLRPKRSTLKSRSEVDLTRSFSFRNSKQTYSGVPIIAANMDTVGTFEMAKVLCKHLAASSGTGSSDFEQLEQILEAIPQVKYICLDVANGYSEHFVEFVKDVRKRFPQHTIMAGNVVTGEMVEELILSGADIIKVGIGPGSVCTTRKKTGVGYPQLSAVMECADAAHGLKGHIISDGGCSCPGDVAKAFGAGADFVMLGGMLAGHSESGGELIERDGKKYKLFYGMSSEMAMKKYAGGVAEYRASEGKTVEVPFKGDVEHTIRDILGGIRSTCTYVGAAKLKELSRRTTFIRVTQQVNPIFSEAC, from the exons ATGCCTCATATTGACAACGATGTGAAACTGGACTTCAAGGATGTCCTTTTGAGGCCCAAACGCAGTACCCTTAAGTCTCGAAGTGAG GTGGATCTCACAAGATCCTTTTCATTTCGGAACTCAAAGCAGACATACTCTGGGGTTCCCATCATTGCTGCCAATATGGATACTGTGGGCACCTTTGAGATGGCCAAGGTTCTCTGTAAG CATCTGGCTGCCAGCTCAGGCACAGGCTCTTCTGACTTTGAGCAGCTGGAACAGATCCTGGAAGCTATTCCCCAGGTGAAGTATATATGCCTGGATGTGGCAAATGGCTACTCTGAACACTTTGTTGAATTTGTAAAAGATGTACGGAAGCGCTTCCCCCAGCACACCATCATG GCAGGGAATGTGGTAACAGGAGAGATGGTAGAAGAGCTCATCCTTTCTGGGGCTGACATCATCAAAGTGGGAATTGGGCCAG GCTCTGTGTGTACTACTCGGAAGAAAACTGGAGTGGGGTATCCACAGCTCAGCGCAGTGATGGAGTGTGCAGATGCTGCTCATGGCCTCAAAGGCCACATCATTTCA GATGGAGGTTGCAGCTGTCCTGGGGATGTGGCCAAGGCTTTTG GGGCAGGAGCTGACTTCGTGATGCTGGGTGgcatgctggctgggcacagtgagtCAGGTGGTGAGCTCATCGAGAGGGATGGCAAGAAGTACAAGCTCTTCTATGGAATGAGTTCTGAAATGGCCATGAAGAAGTATGCTGGGGGCGTGGCTGAGTACAG AGCCTCAGAGGGAAAGACAGTGGAAGTTCCTTTTAAAGGAGATGTGGAACATACCATCCGAGACATCCTAGGAGGGATCCGCTCTACGTGTACCTATGTGGGAGCAGCTAAGCTCAAAGAGTTGAGCAGGAGAACTACCTTCATCCGAGTCACCCAGCAGGTGAATCCAATCTTCAGTGAGGCGTGCTAG
- the GMPR2 gene encoding GMP reductase 2 isoform 7 (isoform 7 is encoded by transcript variant 12), producing the protein MGCVFLIYKLFTLKWKMLLLSVLLPASILVAEKFSLFTAVHKHYSLVQWQEFAGQNPDCLEHLAASSGTGSSDFEQLEQILEAIPQVKYICLDVANGYSEHFVEFVKDVRKRFPQHTIMAGNVVTGEMVEELILSGADIIKVGIGPGSVCTTRKKTGVGYPQLSAVMECADAAHGLKGHIISDGGCSCPGDVAKAFGAGADFVMLGGMLAGHSESGGELIERDGKKYKLFYGMSSEMAMKKYAGGVAEYRASEGKTVEVPFKGDVEHTIRDILGGIRSTCTYVGAAKLKELSRRTTFIRVTQQVNPIFSEAC; encoded by the exons ATGGGATGTGTTTTTCTTATATACAAGTTGTTCACTTTGAAATGGAAGATGCTGCTCCTGTCAGTACTATTACCTGCCTCTATACTTGTTGCTGAGAAG TTCTCTCTCTTCACTGCTGTCCATAAGCACTATAGCCTCGTTCAGTGGCAAGAGTTTGCTGGCCAGAATCCTGACTGTCTTGAG CATCTGGCTGCCAGCTCAGGCACAGGCTCTTCTGACTTTGAGCAGCTGGAACAGATCCTGGAAGCTATTCCCCAGGTGAAGTATATATGCCTGGATGTGGCAAATGGCTACTCTGAACACTTTGTTGAATTTGTAAAAGATGTACGGAAGCGCTTCCCCCAGCACACCATCATG GCAGGGAATGTGGTAACAGGAGAGATGGTAGAAGAGCTCATCCTTTCTGGGGCTGACATCATCAAAGTGGGAATTGGGCCAG GCTCTGTGTGTACTACTCGGAAGAAAACTGGAGTGGGGTATCCACAGCTCAGCGCAGTGATGGAGTGTGCAGATGCTGCTCATGGCCTCAAAGGCCACATCATTTCA GATGGAGGTTGCAGCTGTCCTGGGGATGTGGCCAAGGCTTTTG GGGCAGGAGCTGACTTCGTGATGCTGGGTGgcatgctggctgggcacagtgagtCAGGTGGTGAGCTCATCGAGAGGGATGGCAAGAAGTACAAGCTCTTCTATGGAATGAGTTCTGAAATGGCCATGAAGAAGTATGCTGGGGGCGTGGCTGAGTACAG AGCCTCAGAGGGAAAGACAGTGGAAGTTCCTTTTAAAGGAGATGTGGAACATACCATCCGAGACATCCTAGGAGGGATCCGCTCTACGTGTACCTATGTGGGAGCAGCTAAGCTCAAAGAGTTGAGCAGGAGAACTACCTTCATCCGAGTCACCCAGCAGGTGAATCCAATCTTCAGTGAGGCGTGCTAG
- the GMPR2 gene encoding GMP reductase 2 isoform 3 (isoform 3 is encoded by transcript variant 5): MGCVFLIYKLFTLKWKMLLLSVLLPASILVAEKFSLFTAVHKHYSLVQWQEFAGQNPDCLEHLAASSGTGSSDFEQLEQILEAIPQVKYICLDVANGYSEHFVEFVKDVRKRFPQHTIMAGNVVTGEMVEELILSGADIIKVGIGPGSVCTTRKKTGVGYPQLSAVMECADAAHGLKGHIISDGGCSCPGDVAKAFGAGADFVMLGGMLAGHSESGGELIERDGKKYKLFYGMSSEMAMKKYAGGVAEYRYVWRPRSLVIVWRQNSWLLRGGWYSSQRSMVNRGSMLGSVEKSLGLRNPEGEDNKVFPTLRASEGKTVEVPFKGDVEHTIRDILGGIRSTCTYVGAAKLKELSRRTTFIRVTQQVNPIFSEAC, translated from the exons ATGGGATGTGTTTTTCTTATATACAAGTTGTTCACTTTGAAATGGAAGATGCTGCTCCTGTCAGTACTATTACCTGCCTCTATACTTGTTGCTGAGAAG TTCTCTCTCTTCACTGCTGTCCATAAGCACTATAGCCTCGTTCAGTGGCAAGAGTTTGCTGGCCAGAATCCTGACTGTCTTGAG CATCTGGCTGCCAGCTCAGGCACAGGCTCTTCTGACTTTGAGCAGCTGGAACAGATCCTGGAAGCTATTCCCCAGGTGAAGTATATATGCCTGGATGTGGCAAATGGCTACTCTGAACACTTTGTTGAATTTGTAAAAGATGTACGGAAGCGCTTCCCCCAGCACACCATCATG GCAGGGAATGTGGTAACAGGAGAGATGGTAGAAGAGCTCATCCTTTCTGGGGCTGACATCATCAAAGTGGGAATTGGGCCAG GCTCTGTGTGTACTACTCGGAAGAAAACTGGAGTGGGGTATCCACAGCTCAGCGCAGTGATGGAGTGTGCAGATGCTGCTCATGGCCTCAAAGGCCACATCATTTCA GATGGAGGTTGCAGCTGTCCTGGGGATGTGGCCAAGGCTTTTG GGGCAGGAGCTGACTTCGTGATGCTGGGTGgcatgctggctgggcacagtgagtCAGGTGGTGAGCTCATCGAGAGGGATGGCAAGAAGTACAAGCTCTTCTATGGAATGAGTTCTGAAATGGCCATGAAGAAGTATGCTGGGGGCGTGGCTGAGTACAGGTATGTGTGGAGGCCCAGGAGCTTAGTAATAGTATGGAGGCAGAACTCATGGCTGCTGAGAGGGGGATGGTACAGTTCTCAGAGAAGCATGGTGAACCGGGGCTCAATGCTAGGGTCTGTGGAAAAGTCCCTGGGCTTAAGGAATCCAGAAGGAGAAGATAATAAAGTTTTTCCTACTTTAAGAGCCTCAGAGGGAAAGACAGTGGAAGTTCCTTTTAAAGGAGATGTGGAACATACCATCCGAGACATCCTAGGAGGGATCCGCTCTACGTGTACCTATGTGGGAGCAGCTAAGCTCAAAGAGTTGAGCAGGAGAACTACCTTCATCCGAGTCACCCAGCAGGTGAATCCAATCTTCAGTGAGGCGTGCTAG